ACGATTGATTGTGTTGATATATTTCCAACTCAAGAACCAGATTCACTTTTAGTTACAATCTATTCAAAGAATATAGGATTAGCTTTAATAGTTTatcatattaattataatattcataCAAGTGGtatgtttaaatttattatttaatttttttttttttttctttagttgaatatttattaattatttcattttttttattatttttatttttttaatgatttattaaataatttatagaGGTTACAGTaacattaaaagataaaatatcAATGAGTAATATAATtgaacagcaacaacaacaacaacaacaacaacaacaacaacaacaacaacaacaacaacaacaacaacaacaacaacaacaacaacaacaacaacaacaacaacaacaacaacaacaacaacaagatgtAGATATTAGATCATTAAGTTTTAGGATTAGTTCAATACAGTTTGATAATTCAATGAGTAGTTTAATTGTATTAATGAAAGGAATTGATTCAAGTGCAATATATAGATTAGAGAAAAAGCTTATTAGTATTGATTCACCTCAATTATCAATATTCGAATTATTAAGTGGTACAGCACCAAATGAAACTAATCAAGAGATTGAAGAATGGACATGCACTGctaaaagattattttatacaccaaataataataatagtaataataatagtaatagtaataataataataatagtggaaataatttcaatcattattcaacaatatcatcaatttatttttcatcaaCTACAGGTTTCCTTTGGTTAACTCATTCAAATGGTTCAATTGAAATAGTTGATAGATTAACttttgaatcaatttcaacattGAAAGAATCTGaaaaaccaattgataatataatcatctcttcaaatttaaataatgaaaatagtgaACAATCAATAATGAATTCACCAACTATAAGTGGTTCAACTTCACCAATTTTACAATCAACTAAAGCTAATTCACCTCATTCTATAAAAGATGATTCAATGGTAATTGATCCATCAAatccaacatcaacatcaacaacaacatcatcaacaacatctcAAATACAAGaacaagataataataataataataataataataataattttttaccaTCAACTAAAAATACAACATTATCAAttacatcatcaccaaatggTGGATTAATTGCATGTTTAAATAGTGATTTAAAGGTTACACTTTATTCATTACCgattaaatcaattggtaCATCACCAGATAATCAAAAGGTAGTTTCAAAATGGTTAGcacaattatttcaaaattcaaTGTTGAAATCTAATGATTGGTgggatattttaattttattgaaaatttattcaaCTTCACCAGATACTCGTACAACTTTTCATCATACGATTATACATCTGTCAAGTGATTTCTCATGTTTACCACTAACATTTCAACAAACTTATCGACATTGTTTTGATGCTATCAAAGCATCGATCTATAGAATCGTATCAGGTATGGAAGTTGCTTTTGTTGATAGTCAAGCTAAATCTTTTATCTATTATCTTTGTGATACTTTGAAATCATCTTTTTCTCCATTGTTAATGCAACCATCACAACAATCTGATGGCACTACAAATCAACAAACCTTAAAAGAACgtgaaaatataattatcttAATTGATTGGGCAATAGAATTTAgtcaattctttttaaagaattgttattatttctCTTTTGTATATGCAAAAAAAGGTGATATCTCTGTTAAAATACCCGAATCAATGTTAGATTTACCAATTAAACATTATTTccctttttattattctgaAACAAAAggaaattttcattttccaaTTGTaagtttttcttttaaaaaaaaaaaaaaaaaaacaaaacaaaatttatatttatttattttactaactataatttttttataaaaatttatagattagttttttatgtgactttaatttattatttgtaatatttgaattaatgaatataagtaaattatttaaagaaaagacatcaacatcacagtcaaaagttaaatttaaaaaatcaaaagagattgatttctttttagaGTATTTTACAAAGATTATAAAAGTTTTATGTAAAGAGGtagtttcatcatcatcatcatcaaataataataatccagatgaaattaataatacattgGGATTAATTGATACTTATCTTAGTACTTTCTATGGATTTTTAAGTGAAGATAAATTAGATCAAGTTATAACACCTCCAGCTATTGAATGTAAAGGTTCTCATATGAATTCAATTATTgcaataatgaaaaaattcgATTCAATCATACCTTCTGAAGTCATTGCTGATACAAAtgatatttcaattaatatctcttattcaattttagatttagatCCACCTTTAGATGGTTTCTTAGATCAAAATCCAATAACTTCTTCTTCATTGTCAacaatacaacaacaacaacaacaacaacaacttggAAATAgtagtaacaataataattataacaataataataataatgatactaGTGGTAATGGTTCagtaatatttaaatattcaccAAAGAGTACTGAATATATGGGAATTGTTCATGATATTATCACAAGAATACCAATTGCACCAAGAATTGATAAACCATACAAAAAATGTATTAGATGTCATAGAATTACTGTGATGTTACGTACCTCTATGTTTTGGTCTGATCGTTGGTCAATGGCTTGTCCAATTTGTGGTGGAAAATGGAAATCTTATCaatcttcctcttcttcataTTCTTCTTCCTCCAATACTCATGATATTGGTGCTCCTATTCAACAACCTCAATCACAACCGCAATTGAATCCACCACAATCCCAAACTCAAAATCAAGCACAAACACAATCCCAAactcaaaaccaaaaccaaccaCAAACTCAATCACAAACACAAACTCAACCACAGACACAGACACAACCCCAAACACAAACTCAACCACAGATCCAATCGCAACAAACTCCACAATCACAAATACAAACTCAAACTCAACCACAAAACCAAACTCAATCACAAAATCAACCACAGATCCAATCGCAACAAACTCCACAATCACAAACACAAACCCAACAATCACAAAACCAACAAacccaaaatcaaaatcaaaatcaaaaccaaaatcaaaaccaaaaccaaaaccaacaaaaccaaaaccaaaaccaacaaaaccaaaaccaacaaaaccaaaatcaactaaatcaaaaccaacaaaatcaaaaccaac
This region of Dictyostelium discoideum AX4 chromosome 3 chromosome, whole genome shotgun sequence genomic DNA includes:
- the med16 gene encoding hypothetical protein — protein: MIESVWSIKIMEGVSEDFYDSGPTFQYPNPLSSIYDKSMNIDLMNHYHPSTSLITNSNNPFYESLSDTSSDDLNNEDNSNSNNNQNNNNNNNNNNNNNNQNSNNKLLGIEKQLQSINLLTNKVDWSDYHQQVYHGCSNENSQLISWSVDNQIAFTMNFNKNQFIKQEQQQIYITRVEYPHEYVVIKTSHTNSIKCLEWSTQSPSNLLLSFDQSDKLCLWKTKDNCSDDWYCLHIFPFQYLLLSKWLPLRSTYTPIFDPFNLNNTNNNNNNTTNINNNNNNNSNNSNTSTNTFKSPFESLITDNHIDNSFQTFISITKDGKIYIGYYGIVESCWKYIIGQIPLPFYHTIDCVDIFPTQEPDSLLVTIYSKNIGLALIVYHINYNIHTSEVTVTLKDKISMSNIIEQQQQQQQQQQQQQQQQQQQQQQQQQQQQQQQQQQQQQQQQDVDIRSLSFRISSIQFDNSMSSLIVLMKGIDSSAIYRLEKKLISIDSPQLSIFELLSGTAPNETNQEIEEWTCTAKRLFYTPNNNNSNNNSNSNNNNNSGNNFNHYSTISSIYFSSTTGFLWLTHSNGSIEIVDRLTFESISTLKESEKPIDNIIISSNLNNENSEQSIMNSPTISGSTSPILQSTKANSPHSIKDDSMVIDPSNPTSTSTTTSSTTSQIQEQDNNNNNNNNNNFLPSTKNTTLSITSSPNGGLIACLNSDLKVTLYSLPIKSIGTSPDNQKVVSKWLAQLFQNSMLKSNDWWDILILLKIYSTSPDTRTTFHHTIIHLSSDFSCLPLTFQQTYRHCFDAIKASIYRIVSGMEVAFVDSQAKSFIYYLCDTLKSSFSPLLMQPSQQSDGTTNQQTLKERENIIILIDWAIEFSQFFLKNCYYFSFVYAKKGDISVKIPESMLDLPIKHYFPFYYSETKGNFHFPIISFLCDFNLLFVIFELMNISKLFKEKTSTSQSKVKFKKSKEIDFFLEYFTKIIKVLCKEVVSSSSSSNNNNPDEINNTLGLIDTYLSTFYGFLSEDKLDQVITPPAIECKGSHMNSIIAIMKKFDSIIPSEVIADTNDISINISYSILDLDPPLDGFLDQNPITSSSLSTIQQQQQQQQLGNSSNNNNYNNNNNNDTSGNGSVIFKYSPKSTEYMGIVHDIITRIPIAPRIDKPYKKCIRCHRITVMLRTSMFWSDRWSMACPICGGKWKSYQSSSSSYSSSSNTHDIANNFNSNFYNNNYSSNNFNSNYYNSNNNNNYNNNNYNNNKYYFNNSNNNKINKHLNKTNKHLNNIHRHHNHILINRT